The window ATTTAAATACATCTATACTTTCACAAGGTGCTCTAGAAATTTATATAAAAAGTGGTATGTTTAATGCACATATGAAAAAGCTTAGAACAGTATATCGTGAAAGAATGAGTTATCTTGATAAACTAATAAAAAACTTAAATAATTCAAATGTAAAATGGTATATACCTAATTCAGGGTTTTTTGCAAGTTTTGAAATTACTAATAATGTAAGTAGTAAAGACATTGTTAGAAGATTAAATATGAAAAATATATTACTACCAGATACCTGCATGTTTTACCTAGAAAATCATATAAATGAAAAGTTGATAAGGTTGAGTGTGAGTAGGGTTAATAATGATGAAATTAAAAAGGGGATCAATATGATTTTGAAGGAAATAAAAGATAAATAGTAATAACTTTTTTGTTTTGGGTATTTATACCTAGATGATGAAACACTTACTGAATCTAAACTCATATAATGATAAAGGATAAAGAAAAAATGTAAAAATTTGAAATGGAATATTTTATAAATGTATATTTATTTTATGGATAATATTGTATAATTAGGGTTGACAAGGTATGAATACCTAAATATAAAAGAGGAGGATAAGTATGGGACTATTAAAAAGAAATAGTAAACGTGCTATGGCTATCATATTAAGTGCATCTATGGTAGTCGGATCGATGGGAATTTCTTTTGCCGCTAGTTTTTCAGATGTTAATAACCATTGGGCGGCAAATCAAATTAAATCATTAGTAAGTAGAGGAATTATAAGTGGTTATAATGATGGTACATTTAAGCCAGATAACTATATTACAAGAGCAGAATTTATATCATTAATAAACAAAGCTTTTAACTATAAGCTAGTTTACGATATTAACTACAAGGATACATCATCAAAAGATTGGTTCTATGAAGATTTAAGAAAAGCAAAAGCAAAAGGATATATATCAGGATATGAAGATAATACTATAAGACCTAATAACAAAATAACAAGACAAGAAGTAGCTGTAATTATGGCTAAAGTGCTTAATAAACAATCTGGTAATAAGGAATATGTATCTGATAGATTTAAAGATTCAGATAAAATTGCAGATTGGAGTAAAAAATCTATAGGTGCATTAGTAGATTCTAAAAAGATGAGTGGATATCCAGATGGAACATTTGGACCAGAAAAATATATAACTAGAGCAGAAGCTGTGACTGTAATTTATAAGAAATTTAAAGGATCAGGTTATTCATCTTCAAGTAGTAGACATAGTTCTAATTATGATGAAAAATCAAAAAATAGAGATAATGATGTAGTATTAGATGATAAAGGGGATAGATTAGAAAATAAAACGATAGATGGAGATCTTACTATATCATCACATGTAGGAGATGGAGAAGTATATCTTGAAGATGTTACAGTAAAAGGAACTACATATATATACGGTGGTGGAGAAAACAGTGTATATCTTGAAGATTGTGATTTAGGAAAAGTAGTTGTTGATAAAAACGGTGACGATGTAAGATTAGTTGCACAAGGAAGTACAACTATAGATACAGTTACATTAAAATCAGGAGCAATACTTGAAGAAGATACATCAGGAAGTGATAAATTAACTAAATCAGGATTTGATGATGTATCTATTGAAGACGATCATAAAGTTACATTAAAAGGTGATTTTGATGATGTAGATATAGAAGTAAAAGATGCAGATCTTTACTTACAAAAAGGAGAAATATCTAAAGTATCTATAAAAGACGATGCAGAAGATGCTTATATATATGTAGCTAGTAGTACTAAAATTAGTACAATAGATGCTGATGAAGCAGCTAGAGTAAAGGGAAGTGGATACGTTAAGAAAATAGAAGGATCAAAACGTAATTCTGTAAGTAGAACACATTCATCAAGTGGTGGTTCTAGCCATAGCAACAGAGATACTACAGCACCAGTAGTAAGTGGAGTAAGTAGTGCAAATATTGAAAATACAAGTGCAGATATTAAGTTGAAATCAAATGAATCAGGAACAGTATATTATGTAGTATTACCAAAAACAGCTACACCACCAAGCAATACACAAGTAAGAGATGGAAAAGATAGTAAAAATACTACTGTAACATCAGAAACAGAAGCTACACTTCATATAACAGGGTTAACAGCAGGAACTGAATATACAGTATATGTTGTAGCTAGAGATAGTTCAGGTAATATATCAACAGTAAAAAATGTAGATATAACAACATATTCTGAAGATGAGATGATAGCTAAGAAAACTAAAATTGAAGTAGAAGACTTTAAATTAGAAAACGGTTTATATAAATCAAATATAAAAATTGATTATCCAACAAAAGAAGAATTAGAAAAAATTAAGGATGGAAATTTATTAGTAGATGGAATTCTTGAAATACAAACAAATTGTAAATCAGATGAAGAAGTTAAGATAGGAGTAGCAGCTCAGGATTCAAAAGTAATAATGAAGGATGGGGAAAATAAAGAGATAGGATTTGTGTATAATCCTTCTACAGATGAGAAAATATTTACTTTATCAGACAAAATAAAGAAATTTACAAAAGCACCAATTAATAGAATATATAATGATATACAGACTTCATTATATATTCAAGACCTTCCTAAAGGAGACTTTACATTTACATTAAAAATAATGATGTATAATGGTGAAGCTGATACAGTAGGTAAAGAAATAGCTAGTGCAAGTAAGAGAGTGAAGTCTAGTGGTGTTGACGAAAAAGAAAAATACGCAACGACATTTAATATTACAGATGCTGATGGAGTAGTTGCAGATGCAACAGTAGTAGTGAAATCTGGAGAGACAGTAGTAAATGCAGAATCAGATGGA is drawn from Tepidibacter hydrothermalis and contains these coding sequences:
- a CDS encoding S-layer homology domain-containing protein — translated: MGLLKRNSKRAMAIILSASMVVGSMGISFAASFSDVNNHWAANQIKSLVSRGIISGYNDGTFKPDNYITRAEFISLINKAFNYKLVYDINYKDTSSKDWFYEDLRKAKAKGYISGYEDNTIRPNNKITRQEVAVIMAKVLNKQSGNKEYVSDRFKDSDKIADWSKKSIGALVDSKKMSGYPDGTFGPEKYITRAEAVTVIYKKFKGSGYSSSSSRHSSNYDEKSKNRDNDVVLDDKGDRLENKTIDGDLTISSHVGDGEVYLEDVTVKGTTYIYGGGENSVYLEDCDLGKVVVDKNGDDVRLVAQGSTTIDTVTLKSGAILEEDTSGSDKLTKSGFDDVSIEDDHKVTLKGDFDDVDIEVKDADLYLQKGEISKVSIKDDAEDAYIYVASSTKISTIDADEAARVKGSGYVKKIEGSKRNSVSRTHSSSGGSSHSNRDTTAPVVSGVSSANIENTSADIKLKSNESGTVYYVVLPKTATPPSNTQVRDGKDSKNTTVTSETEATLHITGLTAGTEYTVYVVARDSSGNISTVKNVDITTYSEDEMIAKKTKIEVEDFKLENGLYKSNIKIDYPTKEELEKIKDGNLLVDGILEIQTNCKSDEEVKIGVAAQDSKVIMKDGENKEIGFVYNPSTDEKIFTLSDKIKKFTKAPINRIYNDIQTSLYIQDLPKGDFTFTLKIMMYNGEADTVGKEIASASKRVKSSGVDEKEKYATTFNITDADGVVADATVVVKSGETVVNAESDGSYKLEAGEYTYTVSKEGYKNATGAITVTDKAVAQDVILTKTVVKYATTFNITDADGVVADATVVVKSGETVVNAESDGSYKLEAGEYTYTVSKEGYKNATGAITVADKAVAQDVILTKTVVKYATTFNITDTDGVVADATVVVKSGETVVNAESDGSYKLEAGEYTYTVSKEGYKNATGAITVTDKAVAQDVILTKTVVKYATTFNITDADGVVADATVVVKSGETVVNAESDGSYKLEAGEYTYTVSKEGYKNATGAITVADKAVAQDVILTKTVVKYATTFNITDADGVVADATVVVKSGETVVNAESDGSYKLEAGEYTYTVSKEGYKNATGAITVADKAVAQDVILTKTVVKYATTFNITDADGVVADATVVVKSGETVVNAESDGSYKLEAGEYTYTVSKEGYKNATGAITVTDKAVAQDVTLTKTVVKYTTTFNITDADGVVADATVVVKSGETVVNAESDGSYKLEAGEYTYTVSKEGYKNATGAITVVDKAVAQDVTLTKIL